CATGACTTCAATAATTTCCTTTTCCTGGGCCGCGGCATCAACTATCCGATCGCCCTGGAAGGCGCGCTCAAGCTCAAGGAGATCAGCTACATCCACGCGGAGGGCTACCCGGCCGGCGAGATGAAGCACGGGCCGATTGCCCTGATTGACGAGCGCATGCCGGTGGTGACGATTGCCGTGCAGGACCGAGTGTACGACAAGATGGTCAGCCAGATCGAGCAGGTCAAGGCGCGCAATGGCATTGTCATCGCCGTGGCGACCGAGGGCGATGAGTTCATCAGGACCAAGGCGGACTATGTGCTCTATGTCCCGCCGACCCCGCCGCTGTTGGCGCCGATCCTCAGCGTGATCCCCTTGCAGTTGCTGGCCTATCATATGGCCGTCTGGCGCGGCTGTGACGTGGATCAACCGCGCAATCTCGCGAAGAGCGTAACGGTGGAGTAAAGCAGTCACCAGAAAGGACAAATATGGGCAGTTTCAGTGGTTTTTGGCGCACTCTCAAGGTGCTGTGGACGTGGGGCGATCAACTGGCGCCCTTTTTCGAGGCATTACCGCGCAACCTGGCCGTCGCCGGCGATGCCATGGTCATCGGTGGTGAGGGCGCGCTGCGCGCGGGCCAGGCCTTCAACGGCGCCGCGGCGACCAGCGTGCAGCAGATGCTCGAGGCAGTGGCAGCGGCCGTGGCCAGTTGCAACCGCGAACTTGACGCGGTGGCCGGGCAACTGGAGTCGGCCGGCAATTTCCTCAACCAAGTCGCCATCCCGGTCATCGAACCAACCACGACCAAGATTCTGGGCATTGACGTGGTGACGGGCCTCAAACCGACGACCATGCGCCCCTTTGGCTCGGTGGATCATGAACTGGAAGCGGCGGCCGGCAGCCTACGCAACGCAGGCCAGGCGCTCGACACCAGTGCCACCCATCTGCGCAGTCTGCGCAGCGCCCTGCAAGGCGCGGGTCAGGACCTCGATCACCTGGGCCGGGCGCTGCAGGACAGCGGGCAGGCGTTGCAGCGGAGCGGAGACTAGCATTCAGCACTTTCTTTTCGTCGGTACGTTTGGGCTGCGGCCGAAGGGGACGATGAGCCGCCGCGCGCTGCCGTGGGCGCAGGCATTGGCGCGGCAGGGACATACCGTCACCCTGCTGGCCCCGCCGTGGGACTGGCCGGCCGATGCCGGACGCCGCGCATGGGTTGGCGGCGTCGAGATCGTGCAGGTGCGCGTGGACGGCGGCCCGCTGGCGATTCTGATCCGCTTGCTGCTGGCGATCTGGCAACGCCGACCGACGGTGCTGGTTGCCTGCAAGCCAAAGGGTTACAGCGGCCTGGTGCTCTGGTGCCTGTGGTGGCAGCGACGGTTGGGCGGCTGGCGCGGGCAGTTGTGGCTCGACATGGACGATTGGGAAACCGGCTGGAATGAGCGTCTGGCCTACCCGCGGCCGCTGGCGCGCTTCTTCGCCTGGCAGGAGCCGTGGTGCCTGGCGCACGCCGATCGCGTCACCGCGGCCAGCCGTTGGCTGACCGCCTACGCAACCGCCGCTCGCCGGCAATCCCCCCGTTCTCCGGACTGCCGAACTCGTTCGGCTTCTGCGCCGGCTCAATCGGACCGCCGAACTTGTTCGGCGCCCGCCCCCATCGTTCATCTGCCCAATGGCATGGATCGCGCCGCCCTCACCGGCGACCTGACCGTCGCGCCACATGGCCCGCCGACCGCCCTCCTGTACACCCGTTTTGTGGAAGTGACGCCGGCCCGCATCGTGCGCGTGTGGGCGCAGGTGGTTCGCCAGGTGCCCGCGGC
The DNA window shown above is from Candidatus Amarolinea dominans and carries:
- a CDS encoding glycosyltransferase, translating into MSRRALPWAQALARQGHTVTLLAPPWDWPADAGRRAWVGGVEIVQVRVDGGPLAILIRLLLAIWQRRPTVLVACKPKGYSGLVLWCLWWQRRLGGWRGQLWLDMDDWETGWNERLAYPRPLARFFAWQEPWCLAHADRVTAASRWLTAYATAARRQSPRSPDCRTRSASAPAQSDRRTCSAPAPIVHLPNGMDRAALTGDLTVAPHGPPTALLYTRFVEVTPARIVRVWAQVVRQVPAARLIVIGDATPVGHFAANPNGPGIEASAGLPQGSQVPNNRLKPPFQMSSATTFGISGRFERPLTLSPAAALQALATAAGLASSIVVLGWTPAAALPGIFAAADVAWAPAADTAINRARCSVKLVEMLAAGLPLVADDVGEASTYVTPGVNGLLISPAADALTAQALCQLLTDRPLARSLGLAAARRVAGNFLWDTLIERLLRAEIRDQRSEIGYVEGG